In the genome of Chlamydia trachomatis A/HAR-13, one region contains:
- the bamA gene encoding outer membrane protein assembly factor BamA gives MLGIRKKTILQLAVLLLLTFSRSSFCSTSEGRMVVESITITTQGENTQNKRAIPKIKTKQGTLFSQADFDEDLRTLSKDFDRVEPIVEFRNGQAVISLILTAKPVIREINISGNEAIPTHKILKTLELYKNDLFDRELFFKNFDALRTLYLKRGYYDSQLSYSHNHNEKEGFIDISIEIKEGRHGRIKKLTISGITRTEASDLGDIVLTKQYSTTTSWFTGAGVYHPDMVEQDLFAITNYFQNKGYADAKVSKEVSTDAKGNITLLIVVDKGPLYTLGHVHIEGFTALSKRLLDKQLLVGPNSLYCPDKIWTGAQKIRSAYARYGYVNTNVDVSFSAHPTLPVYDVTYRVSEGSSYKIGLIKIKGNTHTKHDVILHETSLFPGDTFDRLKLEGTETRLRNTGYFKSVSVYTVHSQLDPLDSNDLYRDVFIEVKETETGNLGLFLGFSSIDHLFGGAEIAESNFDLFGARNFLKKGFKSLRGGGEYLFLKANLGDKVTDYTVKWTKPHFLNTPWILGVELDKSINKALSKDYSVDTYGGNISTTYILNDKLKYGMYYRGSQTSLSLRKKTSSSNRPGPDLDSNKGFVSAAGLNVLYDSIDNPRKPTMGIRSSLNFELSGLGGTYQFTKLTASGSIYRLLTKKGVLKVRAEAKFIKPFGTTTAQGIPVSERFFLGGETTVRGYKPFIIGPKFSPTEPQGGLSSLLLTEEFQYPLISQPCINAFVFLDSGFIGIEEYTIRLKDLCSSAGFGLRFDMMNNVPIMLGWGWPFRPTEILNNEKIDVSQRFFFALGGVF, from the coding sequence ATGCTTGGAATACGCAAAAAAACGATTCTGCAACTCGCTGTTTTACTGTTGCTCACCTTTTCACGAAGTTCTTTCTGTTCAACTTCAGAAGGACGTATGGTCGTAGAGTCTATCACCATTACGACTCAAGGAGAGAATACTCAAAATAAACGAGCTATTCCTAAAATAAAAACAAAGCAGGGGACGTTGTTCTCTCAAGCAGATTTTGATGAAGATCTAAGAACACTTTCGAAAGATTTTGATCGAGTAGAGCCTATCGTAGAGTTTCGTAATGGACAAGCTGTGATCTCTCTGATTCTGACGGCAAAACCTGTTATCAGAGAGATCAATATTTCAGGAAATGAAGCTATCCCCACTCATAAAATTCTGAAAACTTTAGAGCTTTATAAAAATGATCTTTTTGATCGGGAATTATTCTTTAAAAATTTTGATGCGCTAAGAACTCTTTATTTGAAACGAGGGTACTACGATTCTCAACTCTCCTATTCTCATAATCATAATGAGAAAGAGGGCTTTATCGATATTTCCATCGAGATTAAAGAAGGACGTCACGGTCGCATAAAAAAATTAACGATTTCGGGAATTACGCGAACAGAAGCATCAGACTTAGGTGACATTGTTTTAACTAAACAATACTCCACAACAACGAGCTGGTTCACTGGTGCCGGAGTGTATCATCCGGACATGGTAGAGCAAGACTTATTTGCTATCACAAATTACTTCCAAAATAAAGGATATGCTGATGCTAAAGTAAGCAAAGAGGTCTCTACAGATGCTAAAGGAAACATTACTTTGCTTATCGTTGTAGACAAAGGACCTTTATACACATTAGGTCACGTACATATAGAAGGATTCACAGCGTTATCCAAAAGACTGCTCGATAAACAACTATTAGTTGGACCTAACTCCTTATATTGCCCAGATAAAATTTGGACTGGAGCACAAAAGATTCGTAGCGCATACGCTAGATATGGCTACGTGAACACTAACGTTGATGTCTCCTTCTCAGCGCACCCCACTCTACCTGTTTACGATGTTACCTATCGAGTGAGTGAAGGATCTTCCTACAAAATCGGGTTAATTAAAATCAAAGGGAACACTCATACTAAGCATGATGTGATTTTGCATGAGACTAGTCTTTTCCCTGGAGACACTTTTGATAGATTAAAACTGGAAGGTACAGAGACTCGTTTACGCAACACCGGCTACTTTAAAAGTGTAAGTGTCTATACGGTTCATTCCCAATTAGATCCTCTTGATTCTAACGACCTTTATCGAGATGTTTTTATTGAAGTCAAAGAGACTGAAACAGGAAATCTTGGGCTATTCTTAGGATTCAGCTCTATTGACCATTTATTTGGAGGGGCAGAAATTGCAGAAAGCAACTTTGATTTATTTGGAGCCCGAAACTTTCTCAAAAAAGGATTCAAATCTTTAAGAGGTGGTGGAGAATACCTCTTCCTAAAAGCTAATTTAGGAGATAAGGTCACCGATTACACTGTTAAATGGACGAAACCACACTTCTTAAATACCCCTTGGATTCTTGGAGTAGAATTAGATAAATCAATTAATAAAGCTTTATCAAAAGACTACTCTGTGGATACCTATGGAGGGAATATCAGTACCACCTACATTCTTAACGATAAGTTAAAATATGGGATGTATTACCGTGGTAGCCAAACAAGCTTAAGTTTGCGCAAAAAAACGTCCAGCTCTAATAGACCCGGACCAGATTTAGACAGTAATAAAGGATTCGTTTCCGCAGCGGGACTCAATGTTCTCTATGATTCTATTGATAATCCTAGAAAACCTACTATGGGAATCCGCAGCTCCTTAAACTTTGAATTATCTGGTTTAGGCGGAACTTACCAATTTACTAAACTAACAGCTAGTGGTTCTATCTATCGCTTATTAACTAAAAAAGGTGTTTTGAAAGTCCGTGCAGAAGCTAAGTTTATCAAACCTTTCGGAACAACAACTGCACAAGGCATTCCTGTCAGCGAACGGTTCTTCTTAGGAGGTGAAACCACTGTTCGCGGTTACAAACCTTTTATTATTGGACCGAAATTTTCTCCTACTGAACCACAAGGAGGCTTGTCTTCCCTACTATTAACAGAAGAATTTCAATATCCTTTGATTTCTCAACCTTGCATTAATGCCTTTGTATTTCTAGATTCCGGATTCATTGGGATAGAAGAGTACACTATTCGCCTGAAAGACCTTTGCAGTAGCGCCGGATTTGGTCTACGCTTTGATATGATGAATAATGTGCCAATTATGCTAGGCTGGGGTTGGCCGTTCCGCCCAACAGAAATCCTCAATAATGAAAAAATTGATGTATCTCAAAGATTCTTCTTTGCCTTGGGAGGAGTATTCTAG
- a CDS encoding OmpH family outer membrane protein codes for MKKFLLLSLMSLSSLPTFAANSTGTIGIVNLRRCLEESALGKKESAEFEKMKNQFSNSMGKMEEELSSIYSKLQDDDYMEGLSETAAAELRKKFEDLSAEYNTAQGQYYQILNQSNLKRMQKIMEEVKKASETVRIQEGLSVLLNEDIVLSIDSSADKTDAVIKVLDDSFQNN; via the coding sequence ATGAAAAAGTTCTTATTACTTAGCTTAATGTCTTTGTCATCTCTACCTACATTTGCAGCTAATTCTACAGGCACAATTGGAATCGTTAATTTACGTCGCTGCCTAGAAGAGTCTGCTCTTGGGAAAAAAGAATCTGCTGAATTCGAAAAGATGAAAAACCAATTCTCTAACAGCATGGGGAAGATGGAGGAAGAACTGTCTTCTATCTATTCCAAGCTCCAAGACGACGATTACATGGAAGGTCTATCCGAGACCGCAGCTGCCGAATTAAGAAAAAAATTCGAAGATCTATCTGCAGAATACAACACAGCTCAAGGGCAGTATTACCAAATATTAAACCAAAGTAATCTCAAGCGCATGCAAAAGATTATGGAAGAAGTGAAAAAAGCTTCTGAAACTGTGCGTATTCAAGAAGGCTTGTCAGTCCTTCTTAACGAAGATATTGTCTTATCTATCGATAGTTCGGCAGATAAAACCGATGCTGTTATTAAAGTTCTTGATGATTCTTTTCAAAATAATTAA
- the lpxD gene encoding UDP-3-O-(3-hydroxymyristoyl)glucosamine N-acyltransferase, whose protein sequence is MSQSTYSLEQLADFLKVEFQGNGATLLSGVEEIEEAKTAHITFLDNEKYAKHLKSSEAGAIIISRTQFQKYRDLNKNFLITSESPSLVFQKCLELFITPVDSGFPGIHPTAVIHPTAIIEDHVCIEPYAVVCQHAHVGSACHIGSGSVIGAYSTVGEHSYIHPRVVIRERVSIGKRVIIQPGAVIGSCGFGYVTSAFGQHKHLKHLGKVIIEDDVEIGANTTIDRGRFKHSVVREGSKIDNLVQIAHQVEVGQHSMIVAQAGIAGSTKIGNHVIIGGQAGITGHICIADHVIMMAQTGVTKSITSPGIYGGAPARPYQEIHRQVAKVRNLPRLEERIAALEKLVQKLEALSEQH, encoded by the coding sequence ATGTCTCAATCCACTTATTCTCTTGAACAATTAGCTGATTTTTTGAAAGTCGAGTTTCAAGGAAATGGAGCTACTCTTCTTTCCGGAGTTGAAGAGATCGAGGAAGCAAAAACGGCACACATCACATTCTTAGATAATGAAAAGTATGCTAAACATTTAAAATCATCGGAAGCTGGCGCTATCATCATATCTCGAACACAGTTTCAAAAATATCGAGACTTGAATAAAAACTTTCTTATCACTTCTGAGTCTCCTTCCCTAGTTTTTCAAAAGTGTTTAGAATTATTCATTACTCCTGTTGACTCAGGATTCCCAGGTATTCATCCGACAGCCGTTATCCATCCAACTGCGATTATTGAAGATCATGTTTGTATTGAGCCCTATGCTGTAGTTTGTCAGCATGCTCATGTTGGATCTGCTTGCCATATTGGGTCAGGTAGCGTCATTGGAGCTTATTCAACCGTTGGAGAACACTCTTATATCCATCCTCGAGTAGTTATTAGAGAACGAGTCTCTATTGGGAAACGAGTAATTATTCAACCAGGAGCTGTTATAGGCTCTTGTGGGTTCGGGTATGTTACTAGTGCTTTTGGACAGCACAAACATTTAAAACACCTCGGGAAAGTCATTATTGAAGACGACGTAGAGATCGGCGCAAATACAACTATCGACAGAGGCCGGTTTAAACACAGTGTTGTGCGTGAAGGTTCGAAAATTGATAATCTTGTGCAAATTGCCCATCAGGTGGAGGTCGGTCAACACAGCATGATTGTAGCTCAAGCTGGAATTGCAGGTTCTACAAAGATTGGCAATCATGTAATTATCGGTGGACAAGCCGGCATAACCGGACATATTTGCATTGCAGATCATGTCATTATGATGGCTCAGACTGGCGTCACTAAATCTATTACTTCTCCAGGGATCTATGGCGGAGCGCCTGCTCGTCCATATCAAGAAATTCATCGCCAAGTAGCCAAAGTACGCAACCTTCCACGACTCGAAGAACGTATCGCAGCACTTGAGAAACTAGTCCAGAAATTAGAAGCTCTCTCAGAACAACATTAA